A portion of the Adhaeribacter radiodurans genome contains these proteins:
- a CDS encoding LVIVD repeat-containing protein — MNYSSVFSLFILAIGLLTSCTNECEGTYTYKVYEPVYLSRAELLASIGSQPAKPLRNTGKIYTIGSYILVNEANEGIHVIDNSNPTKPQNISFISIPGNVDMAVRNQILYADAASDLLVLDFSNPTTVKFKKHLENVFESTATLSTSGAVMPTDPNKGLVISYKEKLVTEKRKCDDVLPNRNGWVEGDMLFATPTYNSNGKSNYGGSTGKGGSMARFTINGNYLYTVGSSKMDVFNLTDSNNPQQETSVVLGGGIETIFPYQNKLFIGSNAGMLIYSLANPAAPTYLSSYSHLRACDPVVVEGNYAYVTLRTNSNSWCGSSNTNQLDVVDISNITTPQIYKTYPMQNPHGLGIDKNLLFICEGNYGLKVFDATNPGYIQNNQLTHLQNLHAFDVIPLGKNLLVIGEDGFRQYDYSNPKNLKFLSKIPVAKK; from the coding sequence TTGAACTACTCAAGCGTTTTTAGCTTGTTTATTCTGGCCATTGGGCTGTTAACCAGTTGTACCAATGAGTGTGAAGGCACGTATACCTACAAAGTTTATGAGCCGGTTTATTTATCGCGAGCTGAGCTTTTAGCTTCTATAGGCTCCCAGCCGGCTAAGCCTCTCCGAAATACAGGTAAAATTTACACGATCGGTTCTTATATTTTAGTGAACGAGGCAAACGAAGGCATCCACGTAATTGATAACAGTAACCCCACAAAACCACAAAACATTAGCTTTATTTCTATACCGGGCAATGTAGATATGGCTGTTAGAAACCAAATATTATATGCTGATGCCGCTTCTGATTTACTAGTGCTTGATTTTAGTAATCCAACTACAGTAAAATTCAAAAAACATTTAGAAAACGTTTTCGAATCTACAGCAACTCTTTCCACGTCCGGAGCAGTAATGCCAACCGATCCCAATAAAGGTTTAGTAATTAGTTATAAAGAAAAACTAGTGACAGAAAAGCGGAAGTGCGACGATGTATTACCGAATAGAAATGGTTGGGTTGAAGGCGATATGTTATTTGCTACACCAACATACAACAGTAATGGAAAATCGAATTATGGCGGTTCCACGGGAAAAGGAGGTTCCATGGCTCGGTTTACTATTAATGGCAATTACCTCTATACCGTTGGCTCCAGTAAAATGGACGTTTTTAATTTAACTGATTCCAACAATCCGCAGCAGGAAACATCGGTTGTTTTAGGTGGCGGCATTGAAACTATTTTCCCGTACCAGAACAAATTATTTATTGGTTCAAACGCCGGCATGCTTATTTATAGCTTGGCAAACCCTGCCGCTCCTACCTACTTAAGCAGCTATTCCCATTTACGGGCCTGCGATCCGGTAGTAGTGGAAGGAAACTATGCTTATGTTACTTTACGCACGAATTCAAATTCCTGGTGTGGCAGCAGTAATACGAACCAGTTAGATGTAGTAGACATTAGCAACATTACCACGCCTCAAATTTATAAAACGTACCCAATGCAAAACCCGCACGGACTGGGTATTGATAAGAACTTACTTTTTATTTGTGAAGGGAACTACGGCCTGAAAGTTTTTGATGCCACCAATCCTGGTTACATTCAGAATAATCAATTAACTCACTTGCAAAACCTGCATGCCTTTGATGTAATTCCTTTAGGTAAAAATTTACTAGTAATCGGCGAAGACGGTTTTCGGCAGTACGACTATTCTAACCCAAAAAATTTAAAGTTTTTAAGTAAAATTCCAGTGGCAAAAAAATAA
- the rlmN gene encoding 23S rRNA (adenine(2503)-C(2))-methyltransferase RlmN, whose protein sequence is MITTSKKNDIRKLSLDELKTWFTENGEKPFRAKQVYEWLWKHAARSFTEMNNISLPLREKLAAHFAINTVQVAKHQRSTDGTIKSAFQLFDGNIVEGVLIPHDERKTACVSSQVGCSLTCKFCATGYMERKRNLDAAEIYDQVILINQQSLNAYGIPLTNIVFMGMGEPLLNYANVMNAIERITSSADGLNMAARRITVSTAGIAKMIKKMADDGIKANLALSLHAANDTKRNEIMPINETNSLAALTEALQYYHQITGRKVTYEYIVFENFNDTLQDAEELYRFTKVIPCKVNIIEYNPIAAALFKNTDDDHLSKFVYYLADRGVQVNVRRSRGKDIDAACGQLATKEEQAVQA, encoded by the coding sequence ATGATAACAACGAGTAAAAAGAACGATATCCGGAAACTTTCGCTGGACGAACTTAAGACTTGGTTTACCGAAAACGGGGAAAAGCCATTCCGGGCCAAACAAGTGTACGAATGGCTTTGGAAGCATGCGGCCCGCTCGTTTACTGAGATGAATAATATCTCGTTGCCTTTACGCGAAAAATTAGCTGCTCATTTTGCCATTAATACCGTGCAGGTAGCCAAGCACCAGCGCAGTACCGATGGTACCATAAAATCGGCTTTCCAATTATTTGATGGCAATATTGTAGAAGGGGTTTTAATACCACACGATGAGCGTAAAACCGCTTGTGTGTCGAGCCAGGTAGGTTGTTCGTTAACCTGTAAATTTTGTGCTACCGGTTACATGGAGCGCAAACGGAATCTGGATGCGGCTGAAATTTACGATCAGGTAATATTAATCAATCAGCAAAGCCTGAATGCGTACGGTATACCTCTTACGAATATTGTGTTTATGGGAATGGGTGAGCCTTTGCTCAACTACGCCAACGTAATGAACGCTATTGAACGCATTACTTCTTCGGCGGATGGTTTAAATATGGCTGCCCGCCGGATAACAGTAAGTACCGCAGGTATTGCTAAAATGATCAAAAAAATGGCTGATGATGGTATTAAAGCTAATTTAGCCTTGTCCTTACACGCAGCTAACGATACAAAGCGCAACGAGATAATGCCCATAAACGAAACTAATTCGCTGGCGGCATTAACGGAAGCCTTACAATATTACCACCAAATTACCGGTCGTAAAGTTACCTACGAGTATATTGTATTTGAGAACTTTAACGACACCTTGCAGGACGCTGAAGAACTGTATCGTTTTACTAAAGTAATTCCGTGTAAAGTGAATATTATCGAATATAATCCGATTGCAGCCGCCTTATTTAAAAATACCGACGACGATCACTTGTCTAAGTTTGTGTATTATCTGGCCGATAGAGGCGTACAAGTAAATGTGCGACGGAGCCGGGGTAAAGATATTGATGCGGCTTGCGGACAGTTAGCCACTAAAGAAGAACAAGCAGTTCAAGCTTAA
- a CDS encoding acyl-CoA thioesterase, with translation MARIKIDLPTTYSFRTEIKVRISDINYGGHLGNDTLLSILHDARLQYLQSLGYSELELGGGALIMADVAIEYKGEGFLGDILTVQIAPTDFSKYGFDLVYHVTNQNNKPVAYAKTGMLCFNYTTRKVMSVPADVRAKMEVMQ, from the coding sequence ATGGCTAGAATTAAAATTGATTTACCCACTACATATTCTTTTCGTACCGAAATAAAAGTTCGAATCTCGGACATTAACTACGGCGGACATTTAGGGAACGATACTTTATTAAGTATTCTGCACGACGCCCGCTTGCAATACCTGCAATCATTGGGTTATTCAGAGTTAGAGTTGGGCGGTGGTGCTTTAATTATGGCCGATGTAGCCATAGAATACAAAGGCGAAGGATTTTTAGGAGATATACTTACCGTACAAATAGCGCCCACCGACTTTAGTAAATATGGCTTTGATTTAGTATACCACGTAACCAACCAAAATAATAAACCAGTTGCTTATGCCAAAACCGGTATGCTATGCTTTAATTATACCACCCGAAAAGTAATGTCGGTTCCGGCGGATGTACGCGCTAAAATGGAAGTAATGCAATAA
- the mnmD gene encoding tRNA (5-methylaminomethyl-2-thiouridine)(34)-methyltransferase MnmD: protein MKTEIRPTKDGSVTLYVPELDEHYHSINGALQESMHVFIRAGLEYVWHNQLEATVLEIGFGTGLNALLTLEQTLLNAQKVFYHTLEKYPLLPTLIDQMHFEQFIFNKQLLHFLPTLHTTPWNEPVTITPAFTLLKSETDLRTYLLPPDYYSVIYFDAFAPEKQPELWTDAIFEKLYTALQPNGCLVSYCAKGSFKRSLKAAGFIIEALPGPAGKREMTRAFK from the coding sequence ATGAAAACCGAAATTAGGCCAACCAAAGATGGGTCTGTTACTTTATACGTACCGGAACTAGATGAGCATTATCATTCTATAAATGGTGCTTTACAGGAGTCGATGCACGTGTTTATCCGGGCTGGATTAGAATATGTGTGGCACAACCAATTAGAAGCTACGGTTCTGGAAATAGGTTTTGGTACGGGCTTAAATGCGCTACTTACTTTAGAACAAACGTTACTAAATGCGCAAAAGGTTTTTTACCATACCCTGGAAAAATATCCTTTATTACCAACTCTAATAGACCAAATGCATTTTGAGCAATTTATCTTTAATAAGCAGTTACTACATTTTTTGCCAACTTTACACACTACTCCCTGGAACGAACCGGTAACTATTACTCCCGCGTTTACCCTTTTAAAATCAGAAACCGATCTGCGCACTTACCTTTTGCCGCCTGATTATTATAGTGTTATTTATTTCGATGCTTTTGCTCCCGAAAAGCAACCCGAACTTTGGACAGATGCTATTTTCGAAAAGCTGTATACTGCCTTACAACCAAATGGTTGTTTAGTAAGTTATTGCGCCAAGGGTAGTTTTAAACGCAGCTTAAAAGCCGCCGGATTTATCATAGAAGCGTTACCTGGGCCCGCCGGAAAACGGGAAATGACCCGGGCTTTTAAATAA
- a CDS encoding thiol-disulfide oxidoreductase DCC family protein, giving the protein MPEAAPAIILFDGVCNLCNGFVQFVIRHDPKSYFRFAALQSEVGREILQQVHFPDYAMDTVVLVENNKFYTRSTAALRILRHLSGGWSFAYIAIILPAFIRDLVYVGLAKNRYRWFGKQESCWLPTPELKLRFL; this is encoded by the coding sequence ATGCCCGAAGCTGCTCCTGCCATAATTTTGTTCGATGGTGTTTGTAATTTGTGCAATGGATTTGTGCAGTTTGTGATTCGGCACGATCCTAAAAGTTATTTCCGGTTCGCCGCGTTACAATCAGAAGTTGGTCGTGAAATTTTGCAACAGGTTCATTTTCCTGATTATGCAATGGATACCGTTGTACTAGTCGAAAATAATAAATTTTATACCCGATCTACGGCTGCCTTACGGATTCTGCGCCACTTAAGTGGGGGCTGGTCGTTTGCGTATATTGCTATTATTTTACCTGCTTTTATCCGCGACCTTGTATACGTAGGGTTAGCTAAAAACCGGTACCGGTGGTTTGGTAAACAAGAAAGTTGCTGGCTGCCTACCCCCGAATTAAAACTCAGGTTTTTATAA